One stretch of Armigeres subalbatus isolate Guangzhou_Male chromosome 2, GZ_Asu_2, whole genome shotgun sequence DNA includes these proteins:
- the LOC134208666 gene encoding isocitrate dehydrogenase [NADP] cytoplasmic — protein MTAKIKAGPVVDILGDEMTRIIWDSIKEKLILPFLDIELHTYDLGMEHRDKTDDQVTIDCAEAVKKYNVGIKCATITPDEARVKEFKLKQMWRSPNGTIRNILGGTVFREAIICKNIPRLVPGWEKPIVIGRHAHGDQYKATDFVVPGAGSLEIKFTPTSGGEPISYVVHEYKGPGVAMAMYNLDSSIVDFAHSSFKVALDRKFPLYLSTKNTILKKYDGRFKDIFQEIYEKDYKAQFEAAGIWYEHRLIDDMVAYCMKAEGGFVWACKNYDGDVQSDTVAQGFGSLGLMTSVLVCPDGKTVEAEAAHGTVTRHYRQYQQGKETSTNPIASIFAWTRGLLHRAKLDNNAELKKFAETLEKVCIDTIESGFMTKDLAICIKGMADVKRADYLETFEFMTKLGDNLKAALAP, from the coding sequence ATGACAGCCAAGATCAAGGCCGGCCCCGTCGTGGACATTCTCGGTGACGAGATGACCCGTATTATCTGGGACTCTATCAAGGAGAAGCTAATCCTGCCGTTCCTGGACATCGAACTGCACACGTACGATCTGGGCATGGAGCACCGTGACAAAACGGACGACCAGGTCACTATCGATTGCGCCGAGGCGGTCAAAAAGTACAACGTTGGCATCAAGTGTGCCACCATCACTCCGGACGAGGCCCGCGTCAAGGAGTTCAAACTGAAGCAGATGTGGCGCTCGCCCAACGGAACCATCCGTAACATCCTGGGTGGCACTGTGTTCCGTGAGGCTATCATCTGCAAGAACATTCCCCGCCTCGTACCCGGATGGGAGAAGCCAATCGTAATCGGTCGCCACGCTCACGGTGATCAGTACAAGGCCACGGACTTTGTTGTACCTGGCGCTGGAAGTCTGGAGATTAAGTTCACCCCAACCAGCGGAGGAGAACCCATAAGCTACGTTGTCCATGAATACAAAGGACCAGGTGTTGCCATGGCCATGTACAATCTGGACTCTTCAATTGTAGACTTTGCGCATTCCTCGTTCAAGGTTGCCTTGGATCGTAAATTCCCACTCTATCTCAGCACCAAGAACACAATCCTGAAGAAGTACGATGGCCGTTTTAAGGACATTTTCCAGGAAATCTACGAGAAGGACTACAAGGCTCAATTCGAGGCTGCAGGAATCTGGTACGAGCATCGTCTCATCGATGATATGGTTGCCTACTGCATGAAGGCCGAGGGTGGTTTCGTTTGGGCTTGCAAGAACTACGACGGAGATGTCCAGTCCGATACTGTTGCTCAAGGTTTCGGATCGCTGGGTCTCATGACCTCAGTGCTCGTCTGCCCAGATGGCAAAACCGTCGAAGCGGAAGCTGCTCACGGAACCGTCACACGCCATTACCGCCAGTATCAGCAGGGTAAGGAGACCTCGACCAATCCGATTGCATCGATCTTTGCCTGGACCCGAGGACTGCTGCACCGCGCGAAGTTGGATAACAACGCCGAACTGAAGAAGTTTGCCGAAACCCTCGAGAAGGTCTGCATTGACACGATCGAGTCCGGTTTCATGACCAAGGATTTGGCCATCTGCATTAAGGGTATGGCTGACGTGAAGCGTGCCGACTACTTGGAAACGTTTGAGTTTATGACCAAGTTGGGCGACAACTTGAAGGCTGCCTTGGCCCCCTAA
- the LOC134208667 gene encoding uncharacterized protein LOC134208667: protein MTTPKQRTSKKNTSASNTSATNVSVANTSTANASQLIEPSDYSLDTEFNYYCALLQELIPNLRNSDEQEHANRWLTKLIEPSLNMRNLRDKRNRFLMMLSISLFSGHIQAPFNVAPAAKLPEISSLRRPKFSAPAWHVSATEWKDHLLLLTELYKKLKVPAFRKCQAHAKQCTGGKDARSTFLDRQFEFFLHLAKSYMHSLKSYPELRIACKWIEVLSQIDRNCCARAKGIRNDYLLALTSYLLQHQLMGPFRKLPLHPLKPLMETARKAAENKPVNRSDGLGINSGDEFLSQFPIPEEGAYAYISLSSDLFEKAGLLINS, encoded by the exons ATGACCACCCCGAAACAAAGAACATCAAAAAAGAATACTTCTGCATCGAATACTTCCGCGACGAATGTTTCCGTGGCGAATACTTCCACAGCAAATGCTTCGCAATTGATTGAACCGTCTGATTATTCACTGGATACGGAGTTCAACTATTATTG CGCTCTTTTACAAGAATTGATTCCGAACTTGCGCAACTCTGATGAACAAGAACACGCCAATCGATGGCTTACAAAATTGATCGAGCCGTCCCTGAATATGCGTAACCTACGTGATAAGCGCAACCGCTTTCTGATGATGCTCAGCATTAGTCTGTTCAGTGGACACATTCAGGCTCCATTCAACGTCGCGCCCGCTGCCAAACTTCCGGAAATCTCCTCACTCAGAAGACCAAAGTTTAGCGCTCCGGCGTGGCACGTTAGCGCCACCGAATGGAAAGATCACCTTTTACTTTTAACGGAATTGTATAAGAAATTGAAAGTCCCTGCCTTCAGAAAATGTCAGGCTCATGCTAAACAATGTACCGGTGGAAAAGATGCGAGGTCCACT tTTTTGGATCGCCAATTcgagttctttcttcacctagCTAAATCCTACATGCACTCATTGAAGTCTTACCCTGAACTGAGAATAGCTTGCAAATGGATTGAGGTCTTATCGCAAATCGATAGAAACTGCTGTGCCCGTGCCAAGGGTATTCGTAACGATTATCTCCTGGCGTTGACGAGTTACCTTTTACAGCACCAGTTGATGGGACCGTTTCGTAAACTTCCCCTCCATCCACTGAAGCCGCTTATGGAAACCGCTCGCAAGGCAGCCGAAAACAAACCTGTGAACAGGAGTGACGGATTAGGAATCAATTCAGGGGATGAATTTTTGAGTCAATTTCCAATTCCAGAAGAAGGTGCATACGCTTACATATCATTAAGTTCGGATCTTTTCGAAAAAGCGGGACTTTTAATAAATTCGTAG